The Spirochaetota bacterium genome has a segment encoding these proteins:
- a CDS encoding phosphoribosylformylglycinamidine cyclo-ligase encodes MGLTYKDSGVDVEGGNNFVKRIAPIVRSTFSKRVITDIGGFGALFSGSFPEYADPVLVSGTDGVGTKLKIAQQMGKHDTIGIDAVAMCVNDIVVSGAKPLFFLDYIACGSLIEDVMVDIVKGLAEGCRQADCSLVGGETAEHPNVMAPDDYDIAGFAVGVVDRKKIINGKTIAPGDVIIGLPSSGIHSNGYSMVRKLFFDMKKCGVADRIDELGSDLGSALLTPTRIYTRSIIDCISSGVELKGLVHITGGGFYENIPRILPDNVAVTIDLSSFELPPIFRLIRKEGGVSDREMYTTFNMGIGMMIFVDRSQADRAVEQLKQSGESPRIIGSAIDLAGDRVILRS; translated from the coding sequence ATGGGTCTAACATACAAGGATTCCGGCGTTGATGTCGAGGGGGGGAACAATTTCGTCAAGCGCATCGCCCCCATCGTTCGGTCCACCTTTTCCAAGCGAGTGATAACCGACATCGGCGGCTTCGGGGCCCTTTTTTCCGGCTCCTTTCCCGAATACGCCGATCCGGTCCTGGTTTCCGGCACCGACGGCGTGGGCACGAAGCTGAAAATAGCCCAGCAGATGGGCAAGCACGACACCATCGGCATCGATGCCGTGGCCATGTGCGTCAACGACATCGTCGTATCCGGGGCGAAGCCCCTGTTCTTCCTCGACTATATCGCCTGCGGCAGCCTCATCGAAGACGTCATGGTAGACATCGTGAAGGGCCTTGCCGAAGGATGCCGCCAGGCGGACTGCAGCCTCGTGGGAGGCGAGACCGCCGAGCATCCCAATGTCATGGCCCCGGACGATTATGACATCGCCGGCTTCGCGGTGGGCGTGGTCGACCGCAAGAAGATCATCAACGGGAAGACCATAGCGCCGGGCGACGTTATCATCGGCCTCCCCTCGTCGGGAATACACTCCAACGGATATTCCATGGTGAGAAAGCTCTTCTTCGACATGAAAAAATGCGGTGTCGCCGACAGGATCGACGAGCTGGGGAGCGACCTCGGCTCTGCCCTTCTCACTCCCACGAGGATATATACGCGCAGCATCATCGACTGTATCTCCTCCGGCGTTGAGCTCAAGGGCCTGGTCCACATCACCGGCGGCGGCTTCTACGAAAACATTCCCCGCATCCTGCCGGATAATGTCGCCGTCACTATTGACCTTTCGTCCTTTGAATTGCCGCCCATTTTCAGATTGATCCGGAAAGAGGGCGGTGTCAGCGACAGGGAGATGTATACTACCTTCAACATGGGGATCGGCATGATGATCTTCGTTGACAGGTCACAGGCGGACAGGGCAGTGGAGCAGCTGAAACAATCGGGAGAATCCCCCCGTATTATCGGATCGGCAATCGATCTGGCCGGCGATCGGGTGATATTGCGTTCATAA
- a CDS encoding FadR family transcriptional regulator produces the protein MVLNRIEKSPDLPSLVAKQIIEHIISGALKPGDKLPSEHDMTKKFGISRISLREAMKLLEAKGYIESHGRRGKFVKVAGGLPLETTIGELISVDHNKIWELLAVRRLIDSEAARMAALNATKSQVALLKRFKSEADKMGMAALLLSKEGGKLYARFYDDLADATNNTIFAHLMKSISSLLKGALPYSRQKLIGVAGASEHFYAQHLKMITAIERGDAEGAKASVIEHIDWLEKTLKKILK, from the coding sequence ATGGTCCTGAATAGAATCGAAAAATCCCCCGATCTCCCGAGCCTGGTGGCAAAACAGATAATCGAGCACATCATCTCGGGAGCGCTCAAGCCCGGAGACAAGCTTCCCTCCGAACATGACATGACGAAAAAATTCGGCATAAGCCGCATTTCCCTCAGGGAGGCGATGAAGCTCCTCGAGGCGAAGGGATATATCGAGTCGCACGGCCGCAGGGGAAAGTTCGTCAAAGTCGCCGGCGGCCTGCCGCTGGAAACGACCATCGGCGAGCTCATTTCCGTTGACCACAACAAGATATGGGAGCTCCTCGCAGTGCGGCGTCTCATCGACTCCGAGGCGGCGCGCATGGCGGCCCTGAACGCGACCAAGAGCCAGGTCGCCCTCCTGAAGCGCTTCAAGAGCGAGGCTGATAAAATGGGTATGGCCGCCCTTCTTCTTTCCAAGGAAGGAGGCAAGCTCTACGCCCGTTTCTACGACGACCTTGCCGACGCCACCAACAACACGATCTTCGCTCACCTCATGAAATCCATCTCATCACTGCTGAAGGGAGCCCTTCCCTACAGCAGGCAGAAGCTGATCGGCGTCGCCGGCGCCTCGGAGCACTTCTATGCCCAGCACCTGAAGATGATAACGGCCATTGAGCGGGGAGACGCCGAAGGCGCCAAGGCCTCCGTCATCGAGCATATAGACTGGCTCGAGAAAACGCTGAAGAAAATACTCAAATAA
- a CDS encoding acetyl-CoA C-acyltransferase → MAAKGSRIAIIEGCRTPFQRSGTGYHDIMGWEIGRYAVKGLVSKIPMDVNEIGHVIMGTVVADVKTTNVAREIMLGAGLPYTIPAHTNTVACISAGLAIANAANMIICGDADAVIAGGVETFSDPPIKVSAAYRRFILDMTMFKRPKTLGGKLKLIRKMKLMDFVVPERPALGEYSTGLIMGQNADRLAKRLGISREDQDAYAAMSHRRASEAMKKGKFKDEIVPVVVPGQVKAITGDNGPRPDATAESLARLKGAFDRRYGTVTAANSSFLTDGAAAVLLMSEKKARALGLKPKAYMHSQAITGQDLWEELLLGPAFAIPKAVKKGGIKLSDIGVFEIHEAFAAQMLAVIRSLESDSFGREKLGLPGKAGRINMDKLNKYGGSLSIGHPFGATGARLLTTCCNRLIESGEKFGVIAGCAAGAIGGAVVIENARY, encoded by the coding sequence ATGGCAGCTAAAGGGTCCCGTATCGCCATCATTGAAGGCTGCAGAACACCGTTCCAGAGATCCGGAACAGGATACCATGACATAATGGGATGGGAAATCGGACGATACGCGGTCAAGGGCCTCGTATCGAAGATCCCCATGGATGTCAATGAGATCGGCCATGTTATCATGGGCACGGTAGTGGCCGATGTAAAAACGACCAACGTGGCGCGGGAGATAATGCTCGGAGCGGGGCTCCCCTATACCATACCGGCCCATACCAATACCGTCGCCTGCATATCGGCCGGCCTGGCCATAGCCAACGCGGCCAATATGATCATCTGCGGCGACGCCGACGCGGTCATTGCCGGCGGGGTCGAGACCTTTTCCGATCCCCCGATCAAGGTTTCCGCGGCCTACCGGCGTTTCATACTGGACATGACCATGTTCAAGAGGCCGAAGACGCTGGGGGGAAAGCTCAAGCTTATCCGCAAAATGAAGCTCATGGATTTTGTGGTGCCGGAGCGTCCGGCCCTGGGGGAATATTCGACCGGCCTCATCATGGGGCAGAACGCCGACCGCCTTGCCAAAAGGCTCGGCATATCCCGGGAAGACCAGGACGCCTATGCGGCCATGTCCCACCGGAGGGCGTCGGAGGCGATGAAGAAGGGAAAATTCAAGGATGAAATTGTCCCTGTCGTGGTTCCGGGACAGGTGAAGGCGATCACCGGGGATAACGGTCCCCGCCCTGATGCGACCGCGGAAAGCCTTGCCAGGCTGAAAGGCGCCTTTGACCGGCGTTACGGCACGGTAACGGCGGCGAACTCGTCCTTTCTCACGGACGGGGCAGCGGCTGTTCTCCTCATGAGCGAAAAAAAGGCCAGGGCCCTGGGTCTCAAACCGAAAGCATACATGCACTCTCAGGCCATTACCGGCCAGGACCTGTGGGAGGAGCTTCTCCTGGGACCGGCCTTCGCCATACCGAAGGCGGTGAAGAAGGGAGGGATAAAACTTTCCGATATCGGCGTGTTCGAGATCCACGAGGCCTTTGCCGCGCAGATGCTGGCGGTCATTCGCAGCCTTGAGTCGGATTCCTTCGGCAGGGAGAAGCTGGGACTGCCGGGGAAAGCGGGCAGGATCAACATGGACAAGTTAAACAAGTACGGAGGGTCCCTTTCCATAGGCCATCCCTTCGGCGCCACCGGGGCAAGGCTTTTGACAACCTGCTGCAACAGGCTGATCGAATCAGGGGAAAAGTTCGGGGTCATCGCGGGCTGCGCCGCCGGCGCCATCGGGGGCGCCGTTGTTATCGAAAACGCCCGGTACTAA
- a CDS encoding enoyl-CoA hydratase/isomerase family protein has protein sequence MKNIHMEITREQVAVITIDCKDSKVNKVSSALLDEIAAMVEKIDHGKVKGVVILSGKEDNFVVGADIDEVIAMKKDSEIRTYISRANDILNRIDSLPLPVVCCIHGNCLGGGLEVALASDYRIAADSPKTVMGLPEVMLGLLPAGGGTQRLPRLIGLRESLPLMLAGKNVRIRKARKIGLIDEIVVPYGLKEIGVQKAMELAKKGFKRKRKRSLADAFLESPFGRGIVFKQARQMVMRQTRGLYPAPLEIVDSVEFGWRKGVLKGVEKDIDRFVKLVLSPEAKSLMTIFFGITDLKKNPHKDRAKDVKKLAILGTGFMGSGIAAVSTGICDTILMKDMSADAAARGMNEIWKGLQKQVRSGALRKFEGDVQYGKLVPCDDYSRFKGTDIVIEAVFEDISLKRKMVKAVEEAADRDTIFASNTSALSIRSIAQGCRRPENVIGMHYFSPVPRMPLLEIIKTEKTSPRATATALELGIRQGKTCIIVRDGPGFYTTRILGPMLMESVRVVTEGGEFPDIDRAMQQFGYPVGPMTLLDEVGMDVGIHVVTELKPVLEPRGIVPPFDFSVLAEKGFIGRKGGKGLYRYDIPKKKGKKPVNEEAYGLVGGGPRKKINVEEVQNRVSLMMVNEAVTCLEEGIIASPRDGDMGAILGLGFPPFRGGPFRYVDALGAGTVVKIMEGLEKTYGKRFTPARMLRDMASKGKRFYSNK, from the coding sequence ATGAAAAACATACATATGGAAATCACCCGGGAGCAGGTTGCGGTCATAACCATTGACTGCAAAGACTCGAAAGTGAACAAGGTCTCCAGTGCCCTGCTGGATGAAATAGCCGCCATGGTGGAAAAAATAGACCACGGAAAGGTCAAGGGAGTCGTCATCCTGAGCGGCAAGGAGGACAATTTCGTGGTCGGCGCCGATATCGATGAAGTTATCGCCATGAAGAAAGACAGCGAAATCAGGACATACATCAGCAGGGCCAATGACATCCTGAATCGCATCGATTCCCTTCCCCTGCCGGTGGTCTGCTGCATCCATGGCAACTGCCTGGGGGGCGGCCTCGAGGTGGCCCTGGCGTCGGATTACCGCATAGCCGCGGATTCTCCCAAGACCGTGATGGGACTCCCGGAAGTCATGCTGGGGCTCCTGCCCGCCGGGGGCGGCACCCAGCGCCTGCCGAGGCTCATCGGCCTCAGGGAATCGCTGCCCCTGATGCTGGCGGGGAAAAATGTCCGGATACGAAAGGCCAGGAAAATCGGCCTCATCGACGAGATCGTCGTTCCCTACGGCCTGAAAGAGATCGGCGTACAAAAGGCGATGGAGCTGGCGAAGAAGGGATTCAAGCGGAAGAGGAAGCGTTCCCTGGCGGACGCCTTCCTGGAATCCCCCTTCGGCCGCGGCATCGTGTTCAAGCAGGCCCGGCAGATGGTGATGCGGCAGACCAGGGGGCTCTATCCCGCACCCCTGGAGATCGTGGACTCCGTGGAGTTCGGCTGGCGCAAGGGTGTGCTGAAGGGCGTTGAGAAGGACATCGACCGCTTCGTGAAGCTGGTCTTGTCGCCGGAGGCAAAATCCCTCATGACGATATTCTTCGGCATAACCGATCTGAAAAAGAATCCCCACAAGGACAGGGCAAAGGACGTTAAAAAGCTCGCCATCCTCGGAACCGGATTCATGGGAAGCGGAATCGCCGCGGTATCGACCGGCATCTGCGATACCATTCTTATGAAGGACATGAGCGCCGACGCCGCCGCCCGGGGGATGAATGAGATATGGAAGGGCCTGCAAAAGCAGGTCCGGTCTGGAGCTTTACGGAAGTTTGAGGGCGACGTGCAGTACGGGAAATTGGTTCCCTGCGACGATTATTCGCGCTTCAAGGGGACGGACATAGTCATCGAGGCCGTTTTCGAGGACATCAGCCTGAAGCGGAAGATGGTGAAGGCCGTGGAGGAGGCAGCGGACAGGGACACCATCTTCGCGTCCAACACCTCGGCCCTTTCGATCAGATCCATCGCCCAGGGATGCAGGAGGCCGGAAAACGTGATCGGCATGCACTATTTTTCGCCGGTGCCGCGGATGCCGCTCCTTGAGATCATCAAGACGGAAAAAACCTCTCCCCGGGCGACCGCCACGGCCCTGGAGCTGGGCATCAGGCAGGGTAAGACCTGCATCATCGTCAGGGACGGCCCGGGGTTCTACACCACGCGCATACTGGGACCAATGTTGATGGAAAGCGTCCGCGTCGTTACCGAGGGAGGGGAATTTCCGGACATTGACAGGGCCATGCAGCAGTTCGGGTACCCGGTGGGGCCCATGACGCTCCTGGACGAGGTGGGCATGGACGTGGGGATCCACGTGGTCACGGAACTGAAGCCGGTACTGGAACCGCGGGGCATCGTCCCTCCCTTTGACTTTTCCGTGCTCGCCGAAAAAGGTTTTATCGGCCGCAAGGGCGGAAAGGGGCTGTACCGCTATGATATCCCGAAAAAGAAGGGGAAGAAGCCGGTCAATGAGGAGGCTTACGGCCTGGTCGGGGGCGGACCCAGGAAAAAAATAAACGTTGAGGAAGTTCAGAACCGGGTGAGCCTCATGATGGTTAACGAGGCGGTCACCTGCCTGGAAGAGGGGATCATCGCGTCGCCCCGCGACGGCGACATGGGGGCGATCCTCGGCCTGGGGTTCCCGCCCTTCCGGGGCGGCCCCTTCAGGTATGTGGATGCCCTCGGGGCGGGGACCGTGGTGAAGATCATGGAAGGGCTGGAAAAAACCTATGGGAAGCGTTTTACTCCGGCCCGGATGCTCCGGGACATGGCGTCGAAGGGAAAGAGATTTTATTCAAATAAATAA
- a CDS encoding acyl-CoA dehydrogenase family protein, with protein sequence MDRTIQFTEGHQIFRDTFRRFIQKEIGDNYSQWEQDGIVPREIWKKFGHNGYLVPWAPEKYGGAEADWLYSVIITEELARYGAGGLFVPLHNDIVAPYIYSFGTEEQRERWLPGCVSGDTILAVAMTEPEAGSDLASIRTTAKRDGNSWVLNGQKTFISNGHLSDLVVVAARTGDQGTAPAQAMSLFVVERGAPGFSRGELIKKIGLKAQDTSELFFDDCRIPAENLLGAEGQGFIYLMQKLQQERLVCALASQAAAERGLEMTIDYVKERKLFGKPLSKFQNTQFLLAELASEITAGRCFVDTLINSHVAGKNVTGETCMAKYWVCEMAMKVADRCLQLFGGYGYCTEYLISRFFVDARIQTIYAGTSEVMKLIVSRSMGL encoded by the coding sequence ATGGATCGCACGATTCAATTCACCGAGGGGCACCAGATCTTCCGGGACACCTTCCGGAGATTCATCCAAAAGGAGATAGGTGACAACTATTCCCAGTGGGAGCAGGACGGCATCGTGCCGCGGGAAATATGGAAGAAGTTCGGCCATAACGGCTACCTGGTTCCCTGGGCGCCGGAAAAATACGGCGGGGCCGAGGCTGACTGGCTCTACTCGGTCATCATCACCGAGGAGCTGGCCCGGTACGGCGCCGGCGGCCTTTTCGTGCCGCTCCATAACGATATCGTCGCTCCCTACATCTATTCCTTCGGCACGGAGGAGCAGCGGGAGCGGTGGCTGCCGGGATGCGTCAGCGGCGACACGATCCTCGCCGTGGCCATGACGGAGCCGGAGGCGGGATCGGACCTGGCGTCGATCAGGACCACGGCGAAGCGCGACGGGAACTCCTGGGTGCTGAACGGCCAGAAGACCTTTATATCTAACGGGCACCTCTCCGACCTGGTCGTGGTGGCGGCCCGCACCGGCGACCAGGGCACGGCGCCGGCCCAGGCCATGAGCCTTTTCGTGGTGGAGCGCGGCGCCCCGGGCTTTTCCCGGGGTGAGCTTATCAAGAAAATCGGCCTGAAGGCGCAGGACACCTCCGAGCTCTTTTTCGACGACTGCCGTATACCGGCGGAAAATCTTCTCGGCGCGGAAGGACAGGGCTTTATCTATCTCATGCAGAAGCTCCAGCAGGAGCGCCTCGTCTGCGCCCTGGCGTCCCAGGCCGCGGCCGAGCGGGGACTTGAAATGACCATCGACTACGTGAAGGAGCGAAAGCTCTTCGGAAAGCCCCTGTCGAAGTTCCAGAACACCCAGTTCCTCCTGGCGGAGTTGGCGTCGGAGATAACCGCCGGGCGGTGCTTTGTGGATACCCTGATCAACAGCCATGTGGCGGGTAAAAACGTCACCGGGGAAACCTGCATGGCCAAGTACTGGGTCTGCGAGATGGCCATGAAGGTGGCGGACCGGTGCCTGCAGCTCTTCGGCGGGTATGGCTACTGCACGGAGTACCTTATATCGCGCTTCTTCGTGGACGCCCGGATCCAGACCATCTATGCGGGCACATCGGAGGTGATGAAACTGATCGTGTCGCGCTCTATGGGTCTCTAG
- a CDS encoding GyrI-like domain-containing protein: MKKVIIILAVLIVAILVLIGYSGFFTTVTITEKEIGPFTMVLKKHTGSYYKTGAIFDEVEAVLKKKLDTKKLKGVGLYYDDPAKVKEDQLRSECGFIVEKADIEKLGAMPEELLIKDFDKTQCAVAEFPIRTFLSYMIGPSRVYPKLAEYGKKKAFAGDFGMEIYDNQSKTITYCMPVKKD, from the coding sequence ATGAAAAAAGTGATCATTATTCTGGCGGTTCTTATCGTGGCTATACTGGTCTTGATCGGCTATAGCGGGTTCTTTACCACTGTTACCATCACGGAAAAGGAAATAGGTCCCTTCACCATGGTATTAAAGAAGCATACCGGGAGCTATTATAAGACCGGCGCTATCTTTGATGAGGTTGAAGCGGTTTTGAAAAAGAAGCTCGATACAAAAAAATTGAAGGGCGTGGGCCTCTATTATGACGACCCGGCCAAGGTCAAAGAGGACCAGCTTCGCAGCGAATGCGGTTTTATCGTGGAAAAAGCGGACATTGAAAAGCTCGGAGCAATGCCGGAAGAATTATTAATCAAGGATTTCGATAAGACGCAATGCGCAGTGGCGGAATTCCCGATCAGGACTTTTCTTTCCTACATGATCGGGCCGTCCAGGGTATATCCGAAACTGGCGGAATACGGGAAGAAGAAAGCCTTTGCCGGGGATTTCGGCATGGAGATCTATGACAATCAGTCAAAGACAATCACCTATTGCATGCCGGTAAAAAAAGACTGA
- a CDS encoding sodium/solute symporter (Members of the Solute:Sodium Symporter (SSS), TC 2.A.21 as described in tcdb.org, catalyze solute:Na+ symport. Known solutes for members of the family include sugars, amino acids, nucleosides, inositols, vitamins, urea or anions, depending on the system.) gives MFSIILITIFMVVMVAVGIWGMRKTSTLGDFFLGGRSIGPWVSAFAYGTTYFSAVLFIGFAGKLGWGFGLNALWIAAGNSLFGALLAWLVLGRRTRIMTQNLDVMTMPEFLQERYGGRYMKFISAMIIFIFLLPYSASVFKGLGHLFEVNFHISYDIALLIMILITGVYLILGGYFAITLTDFIQGTVMIFGALAMLFVFVGKAGGVTESIAAIGQKYGEHITAPTNYLMLASLVFMTSLGTWGLPQMVQKFYAVKSETVITKAAIVTFVFSLIITVTAYFTGAMSHFFYDSVPLVGGKPAFDRLIPGLLTTHLPEYLMALILLLVLSASMSTLSSLVLISSSSVAIDLYKGHVNPDISKERSLVMMRFLSGIFIALSYFIARYEFAIIVTLMSLSWGAVAGSFMAPYLYGLYWKRTTRYGAAAGMATGLILSIVLFFYLGPANSPIAATIAMIVPFIVVPLVSLVTARPDQALLDRAFDRI, from the coding sequence GTGTTCTCGATAATTCTTATCACGATCTTCATGGTTGTCATGGTTGCCGTAGGGATATGGGGCATGAGGAAAACCTCGACCCTGGGCGATTTCTTTCTCGGCGGCCGCTCCATCGGCCCCTGGGTCTCGGCTTTTGCATACGGAACCACCTACTTCTCGGCGGTCCTTTTCATCGGCTTCGCCGGCAAACTCGGCTGGGGGTTCGGCCTGAACGCCCTCTGGATCGCGGCGGGCAATTCCCTTTTCGGGGCCCTCTTGGCCTGGCTCGTGCTGGGGCGCCGCACCAGGATCATGACCCAGAACCTGGATGTCATGACCATGCCGGAATTCCTCCAGGAGCGATACGGCGGCAGGTACATGAAGTTCATTTCCGCCATGATCATCTTTATTTTTCTTCTGCCCTACTCGGCCTCGGTGTTCAAGGGCCTCGGCCATCTTTTCGAGGTCAATTTCCACATATCCTATGACATAGCCCTCCTCATCATGATCCTCATCACCGGCGTGTACCTGATCCTGGGGGGCTACTTCGCCATCACCCTGACCGATTTCATCCAGGGCACGGTCATGATCTTCGGGGCCCTGGCCATGCTCTTCGTCTTCGTGGGAAAGGCCGGCGGCGTAACGGAAAGCATCGCGGCCATAGGACAGAAATACGGCGAGCACATCACCGCCCCGACTAATTATCTCATGCTGGCGTCGCTGGTGTTCATGACCTCCCTGGGCACCTGGGGCCTGCCCCAGATGGTCCAGAAGTTCTACGCCGTGAAAAGCGAAACGGTCATTACAAAAGCGGCCATCGTTACCTTTGTGTTCTCCCTTATCATAACCGTGACCGCCTATTTTACCGGCGCCATGTCCCACTTCTTCTATGACAGCGTTCCCCTGGTTGGCGGCAAGCCCGCCTTTGACCGCCTCATTCCGGGCCTCCTGACCACGCACCTTCCGGAGTACCTGATGGCCCTGATACTACTCCTGGTCCTGTCGGCGTCGATGTCGACCCTTTCTTCCCTGGTGCTCATATCGTCGTCATCGGTCGCCATAGACCTGTACAAGGGCCATGTCAACCCGGATATTTCAAAAGAGCGGTCCCTGGTCATGATGCGGTTCCTGAGCGGCATATTCATCGCCCTTTCCTACTTCATAGCCCGGTATGAGTTCGCAATCATCGTCACCCTCATGTCCCTTTCCTGGGGAGCGGTGGCCGGCTCCTTCATGGCGCCCTATCTGTACGGCCTGTACTGGAAGCGCACCACCAGGTACGGGGCAGCCGCGGGCATGGCCACGGGCCTTATCCTGTCCATAGTTCTATTTTTCTATCTCGGACCGGCCAACTCCCCCATCGCCGCAACCATCGCGATGATCGTCCCCTTTATCGTGGTGCCACTGGTGAGCCTTGTCACGGCCAGGCCGGACCAGGCCCTTCTGGACAGGGCCTTTGACAGGATCTGA
- a CDS encoding CoA transferase, which produces MTKPIEGMKILDFTYLLPGPFCTMMLADLGADIIKVENCESPDIVRFLPPHVDEVSALYAHLNRGKRSLALNLKNSEALEIVHRLVNEYDVVIEQFRPGAMDRLGIGYGELSKINPSIIYCSITGYGQTGSYADRAGHDINYMALSGVESISGRRDTGPVLTGIQVADLASGSKNAAIGLMAAYISRMRTGKGEFIDVSITDGVFSMTVFAVAGFLAGGPEPERGDLLSGGALYDFYATADGRYLSVGPIEQKFFAAFCDCVGCADMAATGIMNWNNKERLAKIIAEKPLSHWTELFRKCDACVEPVYSIGEAISNPPLSERDMVVPVKTAAGTEVRQIGNPIKFSSGPCCAPFAGVTLGYHNEEILSGLGYSANEVRRLREIGVVGGIL; this is translated from the coding sequence ATGACCAAGCCCATCGAGGGGATGAAAATCCTTGATTTTACCTATCTTCTTCCCGGTCCTTTCTGCACCATGATGCTGGCCGACCTCGGCGCGGATATCATCAAGGTGGAGAACTGCGAAAGTCCCGATATCGTGCGTTTCCTGCCGCCCCACGTAGACGAAGTGAGCGCCCTGTACGCCCACCTGAACCGGGGCAAGAGATCTCTGGCCCTTAACCTGAAAAACAGCGAGGCACTTGAAATAGTGCACCGCCTGGTGAATGAGTATGACGTCGTAATCGAGCAGTTCAGGCCCGGGGCCATGGACCGTCTCGGGATCGGGTACGGAGAGCTCTCGAAAATAAATCCGTCAATAATATATTGCTCGATAACGGGGTACGGCCAGACCGGGTCCTACGCGGACAGGGCCGGCCATGACATCAATTACATGGCCCTTTCCGGCGTGGAGTCCATATCGGGCCGCAGGGACACCGGGCCGGTGCTCACGGGCATCCAGGTGGCTGACCTGGCCAGCGGCTCGAAGAACGCGGCCATAGGCCTGATGGCGGCATACATAAGCAGGATGCGCACCGGCAAAGGGGAATTCATCGACGTGTCCATCACGGACGGGGTCTTTTCCATGACCGTGTTCGCCGTGGCGGGATTCCTGGCCGGCGGACCCGAACCGGAACGGGGCGACCTTCTCTCCGGCGGCGCCCTCTACGATTTCTACGCCACCGCCGACGGCAGGTATCTGTCGGTGGGGCCCATTGAGCAGAAGTTCTTCGCCGCCTTTTGCGACTGCGTCGGGTGCGCCGACATGGCGGCTACCGGCATCATGAACTGGAACAACAAGGAGCGCCTGGCAAAGATCATAGCCGAAAAGCCCCTGTCCCACTGGACGGAACTGTTCAGGAAGTGCGACGCCTGCGTGGAGCCGGTCTATTCCATAGGCGAGGCCATATCGAATCCGCCCCTGTCGGAGCGGGACATGGTGGTGCCGGTAAAGACCGCGGCGGGCACGGAAGTTCGCCAGATAGGGAACCCGATCAAGTTCAGCTCCGGGCCCTGCTGCGCCCCCTTTGCCGGGGTCACCCTGGGATATCATAACGAGGAGATATTGTCGGGGCTGGGTTATTCCGCCAATGAAGTTCGGAGATTAAGGGAAATCGGCGTAGTGGGAGGTATACTATGA
- a CDS encoding VOC family protein, with translation MLLSDVMADADFTSRVQSIALESRKKLGIDAPVSQLGVVVPDVVAAAADLEAKGIKPFLLMGGSARSWRERGADGAMKSRLGFGYHHGIEIELLEPGSGSDFYRRSVERSGRPVIQHLGFFVNDVDAWAKKLADAGFPIYVRGRLGVGPLRIEFAYMDTEKEAGLILEFICHRLFGIWIRPPVWLQQLIGWIEIKAGKRCLDV, from the coding sequence ATGCTTCTATCCGATGTCATGGCCGACGCTGATTTTACCAGCCGGGTCCAGTCCATCGCGCTGGAATCGCGAAAAAAATTGGGCATTGACGCCCCGGTTAGCCAGCTCGGCGTGGTGGTGCCTGATGTCGTCGCAGCCGCGGCGGACCTTGAAGCAAAAGGCATCAAGCCGTTCCTGCTGATGGGCGGATCAGCCCGGTCATGGAGAGAGCGGGGCGCCGACGGGGCCATGAAGAGCAGGCTCGGCTTCGGATATCACCACGGCATAGAGATCGAGCTCCTGGAGCCCGGGAGCGGCTCCGACTTCTACCGCCGGAGCGTCGAAAGAAGCGGAAGGCCCGTGATCCAGCACCTGGGGTTTTTTGTGAACGACGTGGATGCCTGGGCAAAAAAGCTGGCAGACGCAGGATTCCCCATTTATGTCAGGGGGAGGCTCGGCGTGGGGCCCCTCCGCATCGAGTTCGCATACATGGACACCGAGAAAGAGGCCGGACTCATCCTCGAGTTCATCTGCCACCGCCTTTTCGGCATCTGGATCAGGCCGCCGGTATGGCTCCAGCAGCTCATCGGCTGGATCGAGATAAAGGCTGGAAAGCGCTGCCTTGATGTATAA